A window of Actinobacillus suis ATCC 33415 contains these coding sequences:
- the cas9 gene encoding type II CRISPR RNA-guided endonuclease Cas9 (Cas9, originally named Csn1, is the large, multifunctional signature protein of type II CRISPR/Cas systems. It is well known even to general audiences because its RNA-guided endonuclease activity has made it a popular tool for custom editing of eukaryotic genomes.) gives MKLTPLNYILGLDLGIASVGWAVVEIDEQENPLGLIDVGVRTFDRAEVPKTGESLALARRLARSARRLVKRRADRIKKAKRLLKAENILLSADEHLPNDVWQLRVKGLDQKLERQEWAAVLLHLLKHRGYLSQRKNESKSENKELGALLSGVETNHQILQSAEYRTPAEIAVKKFHVEDGHIRNQRGAYTHTFSRLDLLAEMELLFQRQTDLGNPHTSAKLLENLTALLMWQKPALAGEAILKMLGKCTFEPTEYKAAKNSYSAERFVWLTKLNNLRILEQGAERALTDNERFALLDQPYEKAKFTYAQARTMLALPDEAIFKGVRYQGEDKKAVETKTILMEMKAYHQIRKALENADLKAEWNELKNNSELLDDIGTAFSLHKTDEDICRYLDGKLSESILNALLENLNFDKFIQLSLKALQQILPLMLQGQRYDEAVSAIYGDHYGKKSAEINRLLPTIPADEIRNPVVLRTLTQARKVINAVVRLYGSPARIHIETGREVGKSYQDRKKLEKQQEDNRKQRESAVKKFKEYFPNFVGEPKGKDILKMRLYELQQAKCLYSGKSLELHRLLEKGYVEVDHALPFSRTWDDSFNNKVLVLANENQNKGNLTPYEWLDGKNNSEHWQNFVARVQTSGFSHTKKQRILSHKLDEKGFIERNLNDTRYVARFLCNFIADNMLLTGKGKRKVFASNGQITALLRGRWGLQKVRDDNDRHHALDAVVVACSTVVMQQKITRFVRYEEGNVFSGERIDRETGEIIPLHFPSPWAFFRENVEIRIFSENPKLELENRLPDYPQYNHEFVQPLFVSRMPTRKMTGQGHMETVKSAKRLDEGLSVLKVPLTQLKLSDLERMVNREREVTLYESLKARLEQFGNDPAKAFAEPFHKKGGAVVKAVRVEQTQKSGVLVRDGNGVADNASMVRVDVFTKGGKYFLVPIYTWQVAKGILPNKAVTANVDEIDWLEMDESYQFIFTMYPNDLVKVKLKKEEFFGYYGGLDRATGAIVIKEHDLEKSKGKQGIYRIGVKLALSFEKYQVDELGKNIRPCRPTKRQHVR, from the coding sequence ATGAAATTGACGCCATTAAACTATATTTTAGGTCTTGATTTAGGGATTGCTTCTGTCGGTTGGGCAGTGGTAGAGATTGATGAGCAAGAAAATCCACTAGGTTTAATTGATGTAGGAGTACGAACATTTGATAGAGCTGAAGTGCCGAAAACAGGCGAAAGTTTGGCATTAGCTCGCCGTTTAGCTCGTTCTGCTCGTCGTTTAGTAAAACGTCGAGCGGATCGAATTAAAAAAGCGAAGCGTTTATTAAAAGCAGAAAATATTTTACTTTCGGCAGATGAACACTTGCCCAATGATGTTTGGCAATTACGGGTTAAAGGTTTGGATCAAAAGCTCGAACGCCAGGAATGGGCAGCGGTTTTATTGCATTTATTGAAACATCGTGGTTATTTGTCACAACGTAAAAATGAAAGCAAAAGTGAGAATAAAGAATTAGGTGCGTTGCTTTCAGGTGTAGAAACAAACCATCAAATTTTGCAATCTGCTGAATACCGCACGCCTGCGGAAATTGCTGTGAAGAAATTTCACGTAGAAGATGGGCATATTCGTAATCAGCGTGGTGCTTATACGCATACATTTAGCCGTTTAGATTTATTGGCGGAAATGGAATTATTGTTCCAACGCCAAACGGACTTGGGCAATCCGCACACTTCTGCAAAATTATTGGAAAATTTGACCGCTTTATTGATGTGGCAAAAGCCTGCGTTGGCGGGCGAAGCCATTTTGAAAATGCTCGGCAAATGTACCTTTGAACCCACCGAATATAAAGCGGCGAAAAATAGTTATTCGGCTGAGCGTTTTGTATGGCTGACCAAGTTGAATAATTTGCGTATTTTGGAACAAGGGGCTGAGCGTGCATTGACTGATAACGAACGTTTTGCTCTGCTCGATCAGCCTTATGAAAAAGCCAAGTTTACTTACGCCCAAGCACGTACAATGTTAGCTTTACCTGATGAAGCAATTTTTAAGGGCGTGCGTTATCAAGGCGAAGATAAAAAAGCTGTCGAAACGAAAACTATTTTAATGGAGATGAAAGCCTATCATCAAATCCGTAAAGCATTAGAGAATGCAGATTTAAAAGCAGAATGGAATGAACTTAAAAATAATTCCGAATTGCTTGATGACATTGGCACAGCGTTTTCATTGCATAAAACTGATGAAGATATTTGCCGTTATTTAGATGGAAAATTATCGGAAAGCATATTGAATGCGTTGTTAGAAAATCTGAATTTTGACAAATTTATTCAACTTTCACTTAAAGCATTACAACAAATTTTACCGTTGATGTTGCAAGGGCAACGTTATGATGAAGCGGTTTCAGCGATTTATGGTGATCATTATGGTAAAAAATCAGCAGAAATTAACCGCTTGTTACCAACTATTCCAGCCGATGAAATCCGCAATCCAGTAGTATTACGCACACTGACTCAAGCTCGCAAAGTGATCAATGCGGTGGTGCGATTGTATGGTTCACCTGCTCGTATTCATATTGAAACAGGACGAGAAGTGGGCAAATCTTATCAAGATCGTAAGAAACTGGAGAAACAACAGGAAGATAATCGTAAACAACGTGAAAGTGCGGTGAAAAAATTCAAAGAATATTTTCCAAATTTCGTGGGAGAGCCAAAAGGTAAAGATATTCTAAAAATGCGTTTGTATGAGTTGCAACAAGCAAAATGTTTATATTCAGGCAAATCATTGGAATTACACCGCTTATTGGAAAAAGGCTATGTAGAAGTTGATCATGCTTTGCCGTTTTCTCGCACTTGGGATGATAGCTTTAATAATAAAGTGTTGGTGCTTGCCAATGAAAACCAAAATAAAGGCAATTTAACACCTTATGAATGGTTAGATGGCAAAAATAATAGTGAACATTGGCAAAATTTTGTCGCACGAGTACAAACTAGTGGTTTCTCACATACTAAGAAACAACGTATTTTAAGTCATAAACTAGATGAAAAAGGCTTTATCGAACGTAATTTAAATGATACTCGCTATGTTGCCCGTTTCTTATGTAATTTTATTGCTGACAATATGTTACTGACAGGCAAAGGCAAGCGAAAAGTGTTTGCTTCAAATGGGCAAATTACGGCTTTATTACGTGGGCGTTGGGGTTTACAAAAAGTACGTGATGATAATGATCGCCACCACGCTTTAGATGCGGTTGTGGTTGCCTGCTCAACGGTAGTGATGCAACAGAAAATTACAAGATTTGTGAGATATGAAGAGGGTAATGTTTTCAGTGGAGAACGAATTGATCGTGAAACTGGTGAGATTATTCCTTTGCATTTCCCAAGCCCCTGGGCATTTTTTAGAGAAAATGTGGAAATTCGCATTTTTAGTGAAAATCCGAAATTAGAACTGGAAAATCGCTTACCTGATTATCCACAATATAATCACGAATTTGTTCAGCCGTTATTTGTGTCGAGAATGCCAACCCGAAAAATGACAGGGCAAGGGCATATGGAAACAGTAAAATCAGCCAAACGTTTAGATGAAGGTTTAAGTGTATTAAAAGTGCCTTTAACACAACTTAAATTGAGCGATTTAGAGCGAATGGTTAATCGTGAGCGTGAAGTTACATTGTACGAATCTTTAAAAGCCCGTTTAGAACAATTTGGTAATGATCCAGCAAAAGCTTTTGCCGAACCGTTCCATAAAAAAGGCGGTGCGGTGGTTAAAGCTGTGCGAGTGGAACAAACGCAAAAATCAGGCGTATTAGTGCGTGATGGCAATGGTGTTGCGGATAATGCTTCTATGGTGCGAGTTGATGTCTTTACCAAAGGTGGCAAATACTTCCTTGTGCCAATTTACACTTGGCAAGTGGCGAAAGGGATTTTGCCAAATAAGGCGGTAACTGCTAATGTTGATGAAATTGATTGGCTTGAAATGGATGAAAGTTATCAATTTATCTTTACTATGTACCCAAATGATCTTGTCAAAGTAAAATTGAAAAAAGAAGAATTCTTTGGTTATTACGGTGGTTTAGATCGAGCAACAGGGGCTATTGTCATAAAAGAACACGATTTAGAAAAATCCAAAGGAAAACAAGGTATTTATCGTATTGGCGTTAAATTAGCTTTGTCATTTGAAAAATACCAAGTCGATGAACTCGGTAAAAATATCCGTCCTTGTCGTCCAACTAAACGACAACACGTACGCTAA
- the cas1 gene encoding type II CRISPR-associated endonuclease Cas1, with translation MTWRSILISKGGKLSLQKNQMLIQQEGNEFTVPLEDIAIVVVDSRETVITIPLLSAFGLYGITFLTCDEQFLPCGQWLPFNQYHRQLKTLKLQLEASLPQKKQLWQKIVQQKIRNQATVLKICKFQAESDRLSKMAEQVKSGDKENLEAQSAVIYFQTLFGKGFKRTEDENMVNSALNYGYTVMRSAVARALVLYGWLPQIGLFHRSELNAFNLADDFIEPFRPLVDLLVVQLANDDKLAFNLSPILKQRLIKVLNYQLLFKQEKVNTLTGIERSVSSFQSALTQRNADLLKLPEILPLAEHQYE, from the coding sequence ATGACTTGGCGTAGTATTTTAATTAGCAAGGGCGGAAAACTTTCCTTGCAGAAAAATCAAATGTTGATTCAGCAAGAGGGTAATGAATTTACTGTACCTTTGGAAGATATTGCGATTGTAGTGGTGGATAGTCGGGAAACGGTTATTACGATTCCCTTATTATCTGCTTTTGGTTTATACGGCATTACGTTTTTAACTTGTGATGAACAGTTTTTACCTTGTGGGCAATGGTTGCCATTTAATCAATATCATCGACAGCTCAAAACCTTGAAATTACAGCTAGAAGCTAGCTTGCCACAAAAGAAGCAGCTTTGGCAGAAAATTGTGCAACAGAAAATCCGAAATCAAGCGACAGTGTTGAAGATTTGCAAATTTCAAGCAGAATCCGACCGCTTGTCTAAAATGGCAGAGCAAGTAAAGTCGGGTGATAAAGAGAACTTGGAAGCACAAAGTGCGGTAATTTATTTTCAAACTCTATTTGGTAAAGGGTTCAAACGTACCGAAGATGAGAATATGGTCAATAGTGCCTTGAATTATGGTTATACCGTAATGCGTTCTGCGGTTGCCCGTGCGCTTGTGTTATATGGTTGGTTACCCCAAATCGGTTTATTTCATCGCAGTGAACTGAATGCATTTAATCTTGCAGATGATTTTATTGAGCCATTTCGTCCGTTAGTAGATTTATTAGTGGTGCAACTTGCGAATGATGATAAGTTGGCGTTCAATTTATCGCCTATTTTAAAGCAGCGCTTAATTAAGGTATTAAATTATCAGCTTTTATTTAAACAAGAAAAAGTGAATACCTTAACCGGTATTGAGCGAAGCGTGAGTTCATTTCAATCTGCATTAACTCAACGAAATGCAGATTTGTTAAAACTTCCTGAAATTCTACCGCTTGCGGAGCATCAATATGAGTGA
- the cas2 gene encoding CRISPR-associated endonuclease Cas2, producing the protein MSENVFMRMIVLFDLPVTTKAKMRAANQFRQFLLKDGYQMLQLSIYTRIIRGRDSMEKHHKRLVEHLPEEGSIRCISITEKQFANMEILVGEKKLQEKKVNSNQLLLF; encoded by the coding sequence ATGAGTGAGAATGTGTTTATGCGTATGATTGTATTATTTGATTTACCTGTAACAACCAAAGCCAAAATGCGAGCCGCAAATCAATTTCGGCAATTTTTGCTGAAAGATGGCTACCAAATGTTACAACTTTCTATTTATACTCGAATTATTCGAGGGCGAGATTCAATGGAAAAACATCATAAAAGACTAGTAGAACATTTACCTGAAGAGGGTTCAATTCGTTGCATTTCTATTACTGAAAAACAATTCGCCAATATGGAAATTCTAGTTGGAGAGAAAAAATTGCAAGAAAAAAAGGTGAATTCGAACCAACTTTTACTGTTTTAA
- a CDS encoding DUF5358 family protein, whose amino-acid sequence MRKTLFTLICAALCHTSFANSAENPTAYTEHAKYKISATDMKILVRQLNNIEQCLFPDLAKPNYQQIYDNWSVAESMTMLYFQQNLLKELIGEHNAQLIEKDESSRLYFEQMHEKYNHQKANVDKSRCEEFKPIYAQIKQQIEYSIPQVYK is encoded by the coding sequence ATGCGAAAAACTTTATTTACCTTGATTTGTGCAGCTTTATGCCACACCAGTTTTGCAAATTCTGCTGAAAATCCGACCGCTTATACGGAACACGCCAAATACAAAATCTCCGCTACCGATATGAAAATCTTGGTTCGTCAGTTAAATAATATTGAACAATGCCTTTTCCCCGATCTTGCAAAACCGAATTACCAACAAATCTATGACAATTGGTCTGTTGCCGAAAGCATGACGATGCTCTATTTCCAGCAAAATTTATTAAAAGAGTTAATTGGCGAACACAATGCTCAATTGATCGAAAAAGACGAATCCTCACGTCTTTACTTTGAGCAAATGCATGAAAAATATAACCACCAAAAAGCTAATGTTGATAAATCTCGCTGCGAAGAGTTCAAACCAATCTACGCTCAAATCAAACAGCAAATTGAATACTCAATACCACAGGTGTATAAATAA
- the gdhA gene encoding NADP-specific glutamate dehydrogenase, producing MSDLNALFQKIKQRDPNQAPFHQAVEEVFGSLAPFLAKNPQYTQQGILERIVEPERVITFRVTWVDDKGQVQVNRGYRVQMNSAIGPYKGGIRFHPTVDLGVLKFLAFEQVFKNALTTLPMGGGKGGSDFDPKGKSDAEVMRFCQAFMTELSRHIGADTDVPAGDIGVGGREIGYMYGQYKKLRNEFTSVLTGKSLTWGGSLIRPEATGYGAVYFADAMLATKGQGFEGKRVVISGSGNVAQYAAEKAIQKGAKVLTVSDSNGYVLFPDSGMTEKQLADLLVLKNERRERLSVYAQEQGIQYFEGQKPWGVKCDIALPCATQNELDGEAAKELVKNGCFCVAEGANMPTTLEGVEVFIAAKILYAPGKAANAGGVATSGLEMSQNAIRLSWTREEVDQRLFNIMTAIHENCVENGTEADGFVNYVNGANIAGFKKVATAMLEQGIV from the coding sequence ATGAGCGACTTAAACGCATTGTTCCAAAAAATCAAACAACGTGATCCTAACCAAGCACCATTCCACCAAGCAGTGGAAGAAGTTTTCGGTTCATTAGCACCATTCCTTGCAAAAAATCCACAATATACTCAACAAGGTATTTTAGAACGTATTGTTGAGCCTGAGCGTGTTATTACTTTCCGTGTAACTTGGGTTGATGATAAAGGTCAAGTGCAAGTAAACCGTGGTTACCGTGTTCAAATGAACTCTGCGATTGGTCCTTATAAAGGTGGTATTCGTTTCCATCCGACAGTTGACTTAGGTGTTTTAAAATTCCTCGCATTTGAACAAGTCTTCAAAAATGCATTAACTACATTACCGATGGGTGGTGGTAAAGGTGGCTCGGACTTTGACCCGAAAGGCAAATCAGACGCTGAAGTCATGCGTTTCTGCCAAGCATTTATGACGGAATTATCTCGCCATATTGGTGCAGATACAGACGTTCCAGCAGGCGACATCGGCGTTGGCGGGCGTGAAATTGGTTACATGTATGGTCAATACAAAAAATTACGTAATGAATTTACCTCAGTATTAACCGGTAAAAGCTTAACTTGGGGCGGTAGCTTAATTCGTCCAGAAGCAACCGGTTACGGTGCGGTTTACTTTGCAGACGCAATGTTAGCAACTAAAGGTCAAGGTTTTGAAGGCAAACGTGTTGTTATTTCAGGCTCGGGTAACGTAGCACAATACGCTGCAGAAAAAGCAATCCAAAAAGGTGCGAAAGTCTTAACCGTATCTGACTCAAACGGTTATGTGTTATTCCCGGATTCAGGTATGACTGAAAAACAATTAGCAGATTTATTAGTGTTAAAAAATGAACGCCGCGAACGTTTATCAGTATACGCTCAAGAACAAGGCATCCAATACTTTGAAGGTCAAAAACCATGGGGTGTGAAATGTGATATTGCGCTTCCGTGTGCAACACAAAATGAATTAGACGGTGAAGCAGCAAAAGAATTAGTGAAAAACGGTTGTTTCTGCGTCGCTGAAGGCGCAAATATGCCAACAACACTTGAAGGTGTTGAAGTGTTTATCGCTGCGAAAATTCTTTACGCTCCGGGTAAAGCGGCAAATGCCGGTGGTGTAGCGACTTCAGGTTTAGAAATGAGCCAAAACGCAATCCGTTTATCTTGGACTCGTGAAGAAGTTGATCAACGTCTATTCAATATCATGACAGCTATTCACGAAAACTGTGTAGAAAACGGCACAGAAGCAGACGGTTTCGTGAACTATGTAAACGGTGCAAATATTGCAGGCTTCAAAAAAGTGGCAACGGCAATGTTAGAACAAGGTATCGTATAA
- the bamE gene encoding outer membrane protein assembly factor BamE, which produces MKMKSLLAIALLAVGVTSCSTVKKVVYRIDVPQGNYLEQDKIDQVQVGMNKTQVQYLLGTPMLQDVFAQNRWDYVFIKREGYNDPIQHTLFVYFDNQGLVRDIKLDKPIEATKAE; this is translated from the coding sequence ATGAAAATGAAATCTCTTTTAGCTATCGCACTGCTTGCTGTAGGTGTTACCTCTTGTTCTACCGTAAAAAAAGTGGTGTATCGTATTGATGTTCCACAAGGTAACTATTTAGAACAAGACAAAATTGATCAAGTACAAGTCGGTATGAATAAAACCCAAGTGCAATATTTACTTGGCACACCTATGTTACAAGACGTATTTGCACAAAACCGTTGGGATTATGTTTTCATTAAACGTGAGGGGTATAACGATCCTATTCAGCATACTCTCTTTGTTTACTTCGATAACCAAGGTTTAGTTCGTGATATTAAATTAGATAAACCGATTGAAGCGACTAAAGCGGAATAA
- the yejK gene encoding nucleoid-associated protein YejK translates to MSINVTEIVLHQIHQTEGETPELNTVLRDNLLAISPEVEQMMLQLHQAYQSKAKAYGIFKNESIFAQQLNRLLEQETDFLPFSHSCAKMLSSELAKYPFASGGTFILCRYNFLATDYLFIALIDSRTSMLVDDQLDIKRTEYLDITQYDIACRINLTELKINAQSNRYLTFIKGRVGRKIADFFMDFLSAEEGFNPQLQNQTLLQAVSDYCDQGELSAPQTREVKKQVFEYCKGQINSGEEIALSELSEALPTLNEVNFAQFTQEQEYGLEENIPPVRNALKTLTKYSGSGKGVTISFNAELLGERLIWDELNDTLTIKGLPANLRDQLERNK, encoded by the coding sequence ATGAGCATTAATGTTACTGAAATCGTCCTTCATCAGATTCACCAAACCGAAGGTGAAACACCGGAGTTAAATACGGTACTTCGCGACAATCTACTTGCCATTAGTCCTGAAGTGGAGCAAATGATGTTGCAGCTTCACCAAGCTTACCAAAGTAAAGCAAAGGCTTACGGCATATTTAAAAATGAATCTATTTTTGCTCAGCAACTTAATCGCTTATTAGAACAGGAAACTGATTTTTTACCGTTCAGTCACAGTTGTGCCAAAATGCTCTCTAGCGAATTAGCGAAATATCCTTTTGCATCAGGCGGAACCTTTATCCTTTGCCGTTATAACTTTTTAGCCACTGATTATTTATTTATCGCATTGATTGATAGCCGTACCTCAATGTTAGTCGACGATCAATTAGACATAAAACGCACCGAATATTTGGATATTACTCAGTATGATATCGCTTGCCGTATCAATCTGACTGAATTAAAAATCAATGCACAATCAAATCGTTATCTCACCTTTATTAAAGGGCGAGTCGGACGAAAAATTGCGGACTTCTTTATGGATTTTCTGAGTGCGGAAGAAGGTTTTAACCCTCAATTACAAAATCAAACGCTTTTACAAGCGGTGAGTGACTACTGTGATCAAGGTGAATTATCTGCCCCGCAAACTCGAGAAGTGAAAAAGCAAGTATTTGAATACTGTAAAGGGCAAATTAACAGCGGCGAAGAAATCGCCTTAAGTGAATTATCTGAAGCGCTACCGACACTTAACGAAGTTAATTTTGCACAATTTACTCAAGAGCAAGAATACGGGCTTGAAGAAAATATTCCACCAGTTCGTAATGCATTAAAAACCTTAACCAAATATTCAGGCTCAGGTAAGGGCGTAACAATTAGTTTTAATGCGGAATTACTCGGCGAACGTTTAATTTGGGATGAACTAAACGATACATTAACAATCAAAGGGTTACCAGCAAATTTGCGTGACCAGTTGGAACGCAATAAATAA
- a CDS encoding RidA family protein, protein MTKVIHTEKAPAAIGPYVQAVDLGNLVLTSGQIPVNPQTGEIPTDITQQARQSLENVKAIIEQAGLSVADIVKTTVFVKDLNDFATVNAEYEAFFRENNHPSFPARSCVEVARLPKDVGLEIEAIAVRK, encoded by the coding sequence ATGACTAAAGTTATTCATACAGAAAAAGCACCTGCGGCAATTGGCCCATACGTACAAGCGGTTGATTTAGGCAATCTTGTTTTAACCTCAGGGCAAATTCCGGTTAATCCGCAAACAGGCGAAATCCCAACTGATATCACTCAACAAGCTCGCCAATCATTAGAAAATGTTAAAGCGATTATCGAGCAAGCAGGTTTAAGCGTAGCGGATATCGTAAAAACAACGGTTTTTGTGAAAGACTTAAATGATTTTGCAACAGTGAATGCAGAGTATGAAGCATTTTTCCGTGAAAATAATCATCCGTCATTTCCGGCTCGCTCATGTGTTGAAGTCGCTCGTTTACCAAAAGATGTCGGTTTAGAGATTGAAGCGATTGCAGTACGCAAATAA
- the pgeF gene encoding peptidoglycan editing factor PgeF has translation MKNITPNWHAPEHIRAFTTVRIGGVSQVPFDSFNLGDHVGDNPKDVQQNRQLLVEQFGLPHFPLFLTQTHSTRVIRLPYDGDNLEADAVYTDQPNQVCLVMTADCLPVLFYSKDGKEVAAAHAGWRGLCDGVLENTVAKFACSPAEICAWLGPAIGPTKFQVGKEVIEQFCAFDPQAELAFIADPTTSGKFLGNLYQIARQRLNKLGITEISGGEHCTFTEQERFFSYRRDKQTGRMASLIWRSE, from the coding sequence ATGAAAAACATTACGCCAAATTGGCATGCGCCTGAGCATATTCGTGCCTTTACTACCGTCAGAATAGGCGGCGTCAGCCAAGTACCTTTTGATAGCTTTAATTTAGGTGATCATGTCGGCGATAATCCTAAGGATGTACAACAAAATCGCCAGTTATTGGTAGAGCAGTTCGGTTTACCGCATTTTCCACTCTTTTTAACGCAAACACACAGCACTCGTGTGATTCGCCTACCGTATGACGGCGATAATTTGGAAGCAGATGCGGTTTATACCGATCAACCGAATCAGGTTTGCTTAGTGATGACGGCAGATTGTTTGCCGGTTCTTTTCTATAGTAAAGATGGAAAAGAAGTGGCGGCGGCTCATGCCGGATGGCGAGGTTTATGCGATGGCGTATTAGAAAATACGGTTGCTAAATTCGCTTGTTCGCCGGCGGAGATTTGTGCATGGCTAGGACCAGCGATTGGTCCAACTAAATTCCAAGTCGGTAAAGAAGTGATTGAGCAGTTCTGTGCTTTTGATCCGCAAGCCGAGCTGGCATTTATTGCGGACCCGACAACAAGCGGTAAATTTTTAGGAAATCTTTACCAAATTGCTCGACAGCGATTGAATAAACTTGGTATTACCGAAATTTCCGGTGGAGAGCATTGTACTTTTACTGAACAAGAACGCTTTTTCTCTTATCGAAGAGATAAGCAGACTGGACGTATGGCAAGCCTGATTTGGCGTTCTGAATAA
- a CDS encoding tyrosine-type recombinase/integrase, translated as MARLTKPLTNTEIERAKAKEKEYTLSDGGGLYLLIKSNGAKLWRFNYYKPLTKKRALISFGRYPDISLQQARKQRDECLSLLAVNTDPLEHRQQMEREEQAKLENTLLKIVELWHSKRLDDVKHGEIQAETLRKNRAILDKHILPMLGHLAITEISPRIVVSALEPAKERGLGDTLKRAIRLLNEVLNFSVNADLIEFNKCLKVSDHFSTPKAVNNPTIPPKELPAFLEALRDSNLSLQTKLLIKWQLLTITRPKEACEALWREIDWEAKTWTLPAEKMKMKRPHVIPLSNQSLRILEKMKKITGNSPFIFQSEIKPKQPMNSQTANRAIKLLGYEGRLTAHGLRSIASTYLNEQLVNYDVVEACLAHVIKDQTRKAYNRSDYLDQRVEVMQQWADYVEKCSIGI; from the coding sequence ATGGCGAGATTAACTAAACCACTTACTAATACCGAAATAGAGCGAGCCAAAGCTAAAGAGAAGGAGTATACACTTTCTGATGGTGGCGGACTTTATCTACTTATCAAATCTAACGGCGCTAAGTTATGGCGCTTTAACTACTATAAACCGCTTACTAAGAAAAGAGCCTTAATAAGTTTTGGCCGCTATCCTGATATATCACTACAACAGGCGAGAAAACAGCGAGATGAATGTTTATCTCTATTAGCGGTAAATACTGATCCACTGGAACACCGCCAACAGATGGAAAGAGAAGAGCAAGCCAAGCTAGAAAATACCTTGTTGAAAATAGTTGAGCTATGGCATAGCAAACGCCTCGATGATGTAAAGCACGGGGAGATTCAAGCAGAAACTCTACGGAAAAACAGGGCAATCTTAGACAAGCATATTTTGCCAATGTTAGGTCATTTAGCGATAACAGAGATTAGCCCAAGAATTGTAGTCAGTGCGCTAGAGCCAGCTAAAGAAAGAGGTTTAGGCGATACTCTCAAGCGTGCTATTCGATTATTGAATGAAGTGTTAAATTTCTCAGTAAATGCAGATTTGATTGAGTTTAATAAATGCCTGAAAGTAAGCGATCATTTCAGTACGCCTAAAGCCGTGAATAACCCAACCATTCCGCCAAAAGAATTACCTGCGTTTTTAGAAGCCCTGAGGGATAGCAATTTGTCCTTACAAACGAAGTTATTGATTAAGTGGCAGTTGCTCACAATTACCCGCCCAAAAGAAGCCTGCGAAGCGTTATGGCGCGAAATTGATTGGGAAGCTAAAACCTGGACGTTACCCGCTGAAAAAATGAAGATGAAGCGCCCGCACGTAATTCCCTTAAGTAACCAATCATTGCGCATACTTGAAAAGATGAAAAAGATTACAGGTAACAGCCCTTTCATATTTCAAAGTGAGATAAAGCCCAAGCAACCAATGAATAGCCAAACAGCAAATCGAGCAATCAAACTACTAGGCTATGAAGGGCGTTTAACTGCTCACGGTTTAAGGTCGATAGCTTCTACTTACTTGAATGAACAATTAGTCAATTATGACGTGGTAGAGGCTTGCCTTGCTCACGTTATCAAAGACCAAACCAGAAAGGCTTACAACCGTTCTGATTATCTCGATCAACGAGTAGAAGTAATGCAACAATGGGCGGATTATGTTGAGAAGTGTTCTATTGGGATTTAG